A DNA window from Arachis duranensis cultivar V14167 chromosome 3, aradu.V14167.gnm2.J7QH, whole genome shotgun sequence contains the following coding sequences:
- the LOC107480981 gene encoding uncharacterized protein LOC107480981 isoform X2, with protein sequence MQCSANVVHCACSTFSPQTLSTKTFSFQFHPTFKLTSQQQQQQQHKITCPQPPEQRRTCSDGYGNSKKVITSVSNPFVKHCLKLRNSSSYRRSHGSVLVVGSTPIREIYRFQDSFQDENITMEYLILLDKAEISSGLDKSAASIVHASPTVMKKISGLQSTDSTDAIAIMKIPARFFYLDDHQKKEDCKKWFLSTHRILVLDGIQDPGNLGTLLRSAVAFRWDGVFLLPGSCDPFNEKALRASRGASFQLPIISGSWSHLDILIEEFQMKLLAGHPEHEGQRRKWPFGKIPAGM encoded by the exons ATGCAATGCAGCGCGAACGTTGTTCACTGTGCTTGTTCCACTTTCTCTCCTCAAACTCTCTCAACAAAAACATTCTCTTTTCAGTTTCACCCAACTTTCAAACTTACTTCacaacaacagcagcagcagcagcacaAAATCACTTGCCCACAGCCACCAGAACAACGAAGAACCTGTTCTGACGGTTATGGAAATTCGAAGAAGGTGATAACGAGTGTTTCGAACCCTTTCGTGAAGCATTGCCTCAAGCTCCGCAACAGCTCTTCTTATCGCCGCTCTCATGGCTCCGTTCTTGTTGTGGGCTCCACACCCATTAG AGAAATATACAGGTTTCAAGACTCATTCCAAGATGAAAATATAACAATGGAATATTTGATTCTTCTTGATAAAGCTGAAATTTCCAGTGGGTTGGATAAATCCGCAGCTTCTATTGTGCATGCAAGCCCAACGGTGATGAAAAAAATTTCAGGGCTGCAATCGACTGACTCTACTGATGCAATTGCCATAATGAAGATTCCTGCTAGATTTTTCTATCTAGATGATCATCAAAAGAAAGAAGACTGCAAGAAGTGGTTTCTTTCTACACATCGGATTTTAGTTCTTGATGGGATTCAG GACCCTGGTAACCTCGGCACATTACTCCGATCAGCTGTTGCCTTTAGATGG GATGGAGTTTTTCTTCTTCCAGGCAGCTGCGATCCATTCAACGAGAAAGCTCTCCGAGCTAGCCGAGGTGCATCCTTTCAGCTCCCCATTATTTCCGGTAGTTGGAGTCATCTGGATATTCTCATAGAAGAATTTCAAATGAAGTTGCTTGCTGGGCATCCTGAGCATGAAGG GCAGCGAAGGAAGTGGCCTTTCGGAAAAATCCCTGCAGGCATGTGA
- the LOC107480981 gene encoding uncharacterized protein LOC107480981 isoform X1, giving the protein MQCSANVVHCACSTFSPQTLSTKTFSFQFHPTFKLTSQQQQQQQHKITCPQPPEQRRTCSDGYGNSKKVITSVSNPFVKHCLKLRNSSSYRRSHGSVLVVGSTPIREIYRFQDSFQDENITMEYLILLDKAEISSGLDKSAASIVHASPTVMKKISGLQSTDSTDAIAIMKIPARFFYLDDHQKKEDCKKWFLSTHRILVLDGIQDPGNLGTLLRSAVAFRWDGVFLLPGSCDPFNEKALRASRGASFQLPIISGSWSHLDILIEEFQMKLLAGHPEHEGLVKPVSLLSPGFCYSLLDTPLCLVLGSEGSGLSEKSLQACELVSIAMAGEYESLNVSVAGGIFLYMLQPNNT; this is encoded by the exons ATGCAATGCAGCGCGAACGTTGTTCACTGTGCTTGTTCCACTTTCTCTCCTCAAACTCTCTCAACAAAAACATTCTCTTTTCAGTTTCACCCAACTTTCAAACTTACTTCacaacaacagcagcagcagcagcacaAAATCACTTGCCCACAGCCACCAGAACAACGAAGAACCTGTTCTGACGGTTATGGAAATTCGAAGAAGGTGATAACGAGTGTTTCGAACCCTTTCGTGAAGCATTGCCTCAAGCTCCGCAACAGCTCTTCTTATCGCCGCTCTCATGGCTCCGTTCTTGTTGTGGGCTCCACACCCATTAG AGAAATATACAGGTTTCAAGACTCATTCCAAGATGAAAATATAACAATGGAATATTTGATTCTTCTTGATAAAGCTGAAATTTCCAGTGGGTTGGATAAATCCGCAGCTTCTATTGTGCATGCAAGCCCAACGGTGATGAAAAAAATTTCAGGGCTGCAATCGACTGACTCTACTGATGCAATTGCCATAATGAAGATTCCTGCTAGATTTTTCTATCTAGATGATCATCAAAAGAAAGAAGACTGCAAGAAGTGGTTTCTTTCTACACATCGGATTTTAGTTCTTGATGGGATTCAG GACCCTGGTAACCTCGGCACATTACTCCGATCAGCTGTTGCCTTTAGATGG GATGGAGTTTTTCTTCTTCCAGGCAGCTGCGATCCATTCAACGAGAAAGCTCTCCGAGCTAGCCGAGGTGCATCCTTTCAGCTCCCCATTATTTCCGGTAGTTGGAGTCATCTGGATATTCTCATAGAAGAATTTCAAATGAAGTTGCTTGCTGGGCATCCTGAGCATGAAGGGTTAGTCAAGCCAGTTTCTTTGCTTTCTCCAGGCTTTTGTTATTCCTTATTAGATACGCCATTGTGCCTGGTTTTAGGCAGCGAAGGAAGTGGCCTTTCGGAAAAATCCCTGCAGGCATGTGAGCTTGTAAGCATTGCAATGGCTGGAGAATATGAGTCGCTTAATGTTTCTGTTGCTGGTGGAATTTTCTTGTATATGCTTCAGCCAAATAATACATGA
- the LOC107480979 gene encoding LOW QUALITY PROTEIN: probable 1-deoxy-D-xylulose-5-phosphate synthase 2, chloroplastic (The sequence of the model RefSeq protein was modified relative to this genomic sequence to represent the inferred CDS: substituted 1 base at 1 genomic stop codon), whose protein sequence is MAFCGTFVKPTHSLLPCRTSSTPATNHGCTKQLCVRASSATASSSSGDKERSIIRKEKDGVWKINYSDEKPPTPLLDTINHPIHTKNLSKQDLEQLAAELRADIVYSVSKTGGHLSSSLGVVDLSVALHHVFSTPEDKIIWDVGHQAYPHKILTGRRSRMHTIRKTSGLAGFPKRDESAHDAFGAGHSSTSISAGLGMAVGRDLLGKNNSVISVIGDGAMTAGQAYEAMNNAGFLDANLIVILNDNKQVSLPTATMDGPATPVGALSSALSKIQASAEFRKLREAAKSITKQIGRQTHEVAAKVDEYARGMISASGSTFFEELGLYYIGPVDGHNIEDMVTIFEKVKAMPAPGPVLIHIVTEKGKGYPVANSSLITLSGVVKFDPKTGHQFKTKASTLSYTQYFAESLIKEAEVDNKIVAIHAAMGGGTGLNYFQKKFPDRCFDVGIAEQHAVTFAAGLATEGLKPFCAIYSSFLQRGYDQVVHDVDLQKLPVRFAMDRAGLVGADGPTHCGAFDITYMACLPNMVVMAPSDEAELMHMVATAAAIDDRPSCFRFPRGNGIGAVLPLNNKGTALEIGKGRVLAEGSRVAILGYGSIVQQCMQAAELLKTLGVYVTVADARFCKPLDTDLIKELAKEHEILITAEEGSIGGFGSHVAHYLSLSGILDGPLKWRAMTLPDRYIDHGSPQDQIEQAGISSKHIAGTVLSLMGKSKDALLLVXKYKTVRNMELNKNLDLRPEPQTLVIL, encoded by the exons ATGGCCTTCTGTGGCACTTTTGTTAAGCCAACCCATTCTTTGCTGCCATGCCGCACATCTTCAACTCCAGCTACAAACCATGGTTGCACAAAACAG TTGTGTGTGAGAGCTTCATCAGCAACAGCAAGTAGCAGCTCAGGTGATAAGGAAAGGTCTAtcataagaaaagagaaagatggTGTATGGAAGATCAATTACTCAGATGAGAAACCACCAACACCACTTTTGGATACAATCAATCATCCAATTCACACTAAGAATCTCTCCAAACAG GATCTTGAACAACTTGCAGCAGAGCTAAGGGCAGACATTGTGTACAGTGTATCGAAGACCGGCGGCCATCTCAGCTCAAGCTTGGGGGTTGTGGACTTATCAGTGGCTCTGCATCATGTTTTCAGCACTCCTGAAGACAAGATCATATGGGATGTTGGCCACCAG GCATACCCACACAAGATTCTCACAGGCAGAAGGTCCAGGATGCATACCATTAGGAAGACTTCAGGGCTTGCAGGCTTTCCTAAAAGAGACGAGAGCGCTCATGATGCTTTTGGGGCAGGACACAGTTCCACAAGTATATCTGCTGGTCTTG GCATGGCGGTTGGAAGGGATCTGTTGGGAAAGAACAACAGTGTGATTTCAGTTATTGGAGATGGAGCAATGACTGCAGGGCAAGCTTATGAGGCCATGAACAATGCTGGGTTTCTTGATGCTAACCTTATAGTTATTCTTAATGACAACAAGCAAGTTTCTTTACCAACTGCCACAATGGATGGCCCTGCAACTCCAGTTGGAGCCCTCAGCAGTGCCTTGAGCAAAATTCAAGCAAGCGCAGAATTTCGCAAGCTCAGAGAGGCTGCAAAA AGCATCACAAAGCAGATTGGAAGACAAACCCATGAAGTTGCAGCAAAAGTAGATGAGTATGCAAGAGGCATGATCAGTGCTTCCGGATCAACCTTTTTTGAGGAGCTTGGCTTGTACTACATTGGCCCTGTGGATGGTCATAATATTGAAGACATGgttacaatttttgaaaaagtcaaAGCCATGCCGGCTCCGGGTCCAGTTTTGATTCACATAGTGACAGAGAAAGGGAAAGGATACCC AGTTGCTAATAGTTCTCTAATCACCCTTTCAGGTGTTGTCAAGTTTGATCCGAAAACAGGCCACCAGTTCAAGACAAAAGCATCTACACTATCATATACTCAGTACTTTGCTGAATCCTTGATAAAAGAAGCTGAAGTAGACAACAAGATTGTAGCCATTCACGCTGCCATGGGTGGTGGAACCGGCCTAAACTACTTCCAGAAAAAGTTTCCAGACCGATGCTTCGACGTTGGGATCGCCGAACAACATGCTGTTACATTTGCTGCAGGGCTAGCCACAGAGGGCCTCAAGCCATTTTGTGCTATCTATTCTTCTTTCCTTCAGCGTGGATACGATCAG GTGGTTCATGATGTAGATCTTCAGAAGTTACCGGTCCGATTCGCTATGGATAGAGCTGGTTTAGTTGGTGCTGATGGACCTACTCATTGTGGAGCATTTGACATCACCTACATGGCTTGCTTGCCTAACATGGTGGTCATGGCTCCATCAGATGAGGCTGAACTGATGCACATGGTTGCAACTGCTGCAGCCATAGATGACAGACCAAGCTGCTTTAGGTTCCCAAGGGGGAATGGAATTGGAGCCGTTTTGCCTCTCAATAACAAAGGAACTGCACTTGAG ATTGGAAAGGGTAGAGTTCTGGCAGAAGGTAGCAGAGTTGCAATCTTGGGATATGGTTCTATAGTCCAGCAGTGCATGCAAGCTGCAGAGCTGCTCAAAACACTTGGAGTCTATGTGACAGTTGCTGATGCTAGGTTCTGCAAGCCTTTGGATACTGATCTCATTAAGGAACTAGCTAAAGAGCATGAAATACTCATCACTGCTGAAGAGGGTTCCATTGGAGGTTTTGGATCTCATGTTGCACATTACTTGAGCTTATCTGGCATCCTTGATGGACCTCTAAAG TGGAGAGCAATGACACTACCTGATAGGTACATTGATCatggatcacctcaggatcagATTGAACAAGCAGGAATTTCATCAAAGCATATAGCCGGCACAGTCTTGTCTCTAATGGGAAAGTCAAAGGATGCTCTTCTCttggtataaaaatataaaacagtaCGCAACATGGAATTGAATAAGAATCTTGACCTGCGACCAGAACCACAAACCTTAGTTATTCTTTGA